From Huiozyma naganishii CBS 8797 chromosome 11, complete genome, a single genomic window includes:
- the RPR2 gene encoding ribonuclease P protein subunit RPR2 (similar to Saccharomyces cerevisiae RPR2 (YIR015W); ancestral locus Anc_7.118) has protein sequence MASRAGMAKQSVAEDGTILVPPPKAATGNKDHYQRLNYLYQLSMFTTLNDKQPLARTYAKNLDLVSKKTKCSLLPQVKRTICKKCHSILIPNKTASTKIRNKARRKDPKNDDLVIRCVCGEEKVFRIGLNRDYRSFAERGGNIIDV, from the coding sequence ATGGCATCTCGTGCCGGTATGGCTAAACAAAGTGTCGCTGAAGATGGGACGATTCTTGTGCCACCGCCAAAGGCCGCCACGGGGAATAAAGACCACTACCAGAGGCTGAACTACCTGTACCAACTGTCGATGTTCACCACTCTGAACGACAAACAACCGCTCGCGAGGACGTATGCGAAAAACTTGGACCTTGTAAGCAAGAAGACAAAATGCAGTCTCTTGCCCCAGGTGAAGAGAACGATCTGCAAGAAGTGTCATAGCATCTTGATACCGAACAAAACGGCTTCTACCAAAATTAGGAACAAAGCGAGGAGGAAAGATCCCAAAAATGACGATCTTGTGATCAGATGTGTATGTGGAGAGGAGAAAGTATTCAGAATTGGACTCAACCGAGATTACAGATCGTTTGCAGAGAGAGGGGGGAACATAATTGACGTATAG
- the RTK1 gene encoding putative serine/threonine protein kinase RTK1 (similar to Saccharomyces cerevisiae YDL025C; ancestral locus Anc_3.167) has translation MEPKYNYNQQSVQLQPSKSLSSIFGGNTKFKSLAAANFISENGIKSGLASRHSNSQTSIADTFSDAWPAVDSIVEGETRQDHSKLHPAQKVQRKLEGLYIPLEEYTEGPAVEHHHHGIFKMGTHLLKKLGTAATDVGRTNHHEGSARKTEGPRLDKIKFLDKYEILNKVIGEGATGSVQVIREQATGTLYAMKVFRPQQVVLESKHAYRRHLQKIIQEFSIGVVLHHENVIKTVDLLIDNDVNHVSVLVLEYVPYDFFNLVMSGQMTVEESNCYFKQLASTIQYLHKNGIAHRDLKLDNLVVTDQGILKLLDFGSAFIFKAQGQGGVEKCLGIVGSDPYLSPELLETTYKKYDPRPVDVWACAIIYYCMIMGKFPWKAPRKSFNSFRLFSEDPDDEADVSKGPLRLLRVLPKESQHIIAGMLLLSPKTRATVEEVLEDPWVRSIHRCRAGHNNEDTIAHVHHLVTEEGLEELKRTEKDVHAFHHLHINNTASRQLSM, from the coding sequence ATGGAACCAAAATATAACTACAATCAGCAGTCTGTACAGTTGCAACCCTCCAAATCGCTGTCGTCGATCTTTGGTGGGAACACCAAATTCAAGTCATTGGCCGCAGCCAATTTCATCTCGGAGAACGGGATCAAGTCAGGGCTGGCGTCGAGGCATAGCAACTCGCAGACCTCCATAGCGGACACTTTCAGTGATGCGTGGCCCGCAGTGGACAGTATTGTAGAGGGGGAGACCCGCCAGGATCACTCGAAGTTGCACCCAGCTCAGAAAGTACAGCGGAAACTGGAAGGTTTGTATATACCGTTGGAGGAATATACCGAGGGGCCCGCAGTGGAGCATCACCATCACGGGATTTTCAAGATGGGTACACACCTGCTAAAGAAACTGGGgacagcagcaacagatgtTGGTAGAACAAATCACCATGAGGGGAGCGCGAGGAAGACGGAGGGGCCACGCCTCGATAAGATCAAGTTCTTGGACAAGTACGAGATTCTGAATAAAGTGATCGGGGAGGGCGCCACTGGGTCCGTCCAAGTCATCAGGGAACAGGCCACGGGGACACTCTACGCAATGAAAGTGTTTAGACCACAGCAGGTGGTGTTGGAGTCGAAACACGCGTACAGGAGACACTTGCAAAAAATTATCCAGGAGTTCTCCATTGGGGTCGTGTTGCACCACGAAAATGTCATCAAGACAGTGGACTTGCTCATAGATAACGACGTGAACCACGTGTCCGTCCTGGTCCTCGAGTACGTCCCCTacgacttcttcaaccTCGTCATGTCGGGACAGATGACCGTAGAAGAGAGTAACTGCTACTTTAAGCAACTCGCCAGTACAATACAGTACCTCCATAAAAACGGCATTGCCCACAGAGATCTGAAACTGGATAACCTCGTCGTCACGGACCAAGGGATCCTAAAACTGCTGGATTTCGGGTCCGCgttcattttcaaagctCAGGGCCAGGGGGGCGTAGAGAAATGTCTAGGGATCGTCGGGTCAGACCCATACTTGTCCCCAGAACTACTGGAGACAActtacaaaaaatatgacCCACGTCCAGTAGACGTATGGGCATGCGCCATCATTTACTACTGCATGATCATGGGGAAGTTCCCCTGGAAGGCCCCGCGGAAATCGTTCAATTCGTTCAGACTGTTTTCAGAGGACCCAGACGACGAGGCAGACGTCTCAAAGGGACCACTGCGTTTACTTAGAGTGCTTCCCAAGGAATCGCAGCATATAATAGCGGGGATGCTCCTCTTGTCACCGAAAACTAGAGCCACAGTAGAGGAGGTCCTGGAGGACCCCTGGGTCCGTTCTATCCATCGTTGTCGTGCGGGACACAATAACGAGGATACAATTGCACACGTCCATCATTTAGTCACCGAAGAGGGGCTGGAAGAACTCAAGAGGACGGAAAAAGACGTGCACGCCTTCCACCATTTGCATATCAATAACACCGCCTCAAGACAATTATCAATGTAA
- the RPN4 gene encoding stress-regulated transcription factor RPN4 (similar to Saccharomyces cerevisiae RPN4 (YDL020C); ancestral locus Anc_3.173), which yields MTSLELNLKRTLTDVLEDELYHINCRAGEFGSNSFGNTYAVPGWAGDSTSELVGGVDHDTALPGAGMAYNSIFSRYADPNLTTTTAAAACVAAASYVSGSAQSPGGGAPSGTVNLNSVLHVPNPFIQAAGAAATAAAAGSRGLFAPAQFDVKIFNDYTAAGNVGGSVGGDDDFAMIPEEDFFEDKASYPLQDNTLALNNEDAKMKFDEEFTDDEDDEDEDENLFEDDGTWVQDSFPAQPVPRQVHSPVYYMDGAGTESALYYSDDDDDDTGLEVLDDVGPQRELLGETDKALTAEDTERSQSIVLREKPKVERPTARRRSHHHHHSSATGATASGEIFTCRLASAAPGGGGGGGVPCGASFSRIYDLTRHQNTIHAKKRSVFRCTQCIALFGDEGYAKTFSRLDALTRHIKSKHEELTPEEVRSATQHARQNMAYVAG from the coding sequence ATGACATCGCTGGAACTCAATTTAAAGAGAACGCTCACGGATGTGTTGGAGGATGAGCTGTACCATATTAACTGCCGGGCGGGCGAGTTCGGCAGCAACAGTTTTGGTAACACTTATGCGGTGCCCGGTTGGGCAGGCGACAGTACGTCGGAGCTTGTGGGCGGGGTAGATCACGATACGGCGCTCCCGGGGGCTGGTATGGCGTACAATAGTATATTCAGCAGGTACGCTGACCCGAATCTGACTACAACGacggcggcggcggcgtgtgttgctgctgcgtcGTACGTTTCTGGGTCAGCACAGAGTCCAGGGGGCGGAGCGCCCAGTGGGACTGTGAATTTGAACAGCGTGCTGCATGTGCCGAACCCGTTTATACAGGCTGCTGGGGCCGCTGCTACGGCTGCGGCGGCAGGATCTCGAGGGCTCTTTGCTCCGGCACAGTTCGACGTCAAGATCTTTAACGACTATACGGCAGCGGGTAACGTTGGTGGGAGTGTTGGTGGTGACGATGACTTCGCGATGATCCCAGAGGAGGATTTCTTCGAGGATAAGGCGTCGTACCCTTTGCAGGACAACACGCTTGCATTGAACAACGAGGATGCGAAGATGAAGTTCGACGAGGAGTTCaccgacgacgaggacgacgaggacgaggacgagaaTTTGTTTGAGGATGACGGCACCTGGGTCCAGGACTCCTTCCCCGCACAGCCTGTGCCACGACAGGTGCACTCGCCAGTGTATTACATGGACGGTGCCGGAACCGAATCCGCTCTATACTAcagtgacgacgacgacgacgatacCGGACTCGAGGTGCTGGACGATGTTGGCCCCCAGCGCGAGCTTCTGGGGGAGACGGACAAAGCACTCACGGCGGAGGACACGGAGAGGTCGCAGTCGATTGTGCTGCGGGAGAAACCGAAGGTCGAGCGCCCGACGGCCCGCCGGCGTagccaccaccaccaccacagcTCCGCGACTGGGGCCACTGCATCGGGGGAGATATTCACGTGCCGCCTCGCGAGCGCGGCGCCcggtggcggtggcggtggcggTGTCCCCTGTGGAGCCAGTTTTTCGCGGATCTACGACCTCACGCGACACCAGAACACGATCCACGCGAAGAAGCGGTCTGTGTTCCGGTGCACGCAGTGCATTGCGCTGTTTGGCGACGAGGGGTACGCGAAGACTTTTTCCCGACTGGACGCCCTCACGCGACACATCAAGTCTAAGCATGAGGAGCTGACCCCGGAGGAGGTGCGCAGCGCGACACAGCACGCGAGACAGAACATGGCCTACGTTGCAGGTTAG
- the GPD1 gene encoding glycerol-3-phosphate dehydrogenase (NAD(+)) GPD1 (similar to Saccharomyces cerevisiae GPD1 (YDL022W) and GPD2 (YOL059W); ancestral locus Anc_3.169), translating into MAAVDRLQHTSNVLDGSMKKTASTISLKEMDNPFHVCVIGSGNWGTTIAKVVSENTVDHPRLFNAEVKMWVFQEQIDGKNLTDIINTEHENVKYLPDIKLPENLVANPDLLDTVRDADLIIFNIPHQFLPKIVDQLKGHVKKTARAISCLKGFEVGKKGVQLLSSFITEELGIECGALSGANLAPEVAKEHWSETTVAYHIPDDFRGEGHDVDHKILKVLFHRPYFHVSVIEDVAGISIAGALKNVVALGCGFVEGLGWGNNASAAIQRVGLGEIIKFGQMFFPESRVETYYQESAGVADLITTCSGGRNVKVAKHMAKTGLSAFDAEKELLNGQSAQGIITCKEVHEWLETCELLDEFPLFESVYQIVYNNVPMDSIPDLIDDLEEFRVVKQ; encoded by the coding sequence ATGGCCGCTGTAGATAGATTACAACACACCTCCAACGTGCTCGACGGCTCGATGAAGAAGACCGCGTCGACGATCTCCCTGAAGGAGATGGACAACCCGTTCCACGTCTGTGTCATCGGGTCCGGGAACTGGGGGACCACCATCGCGAAGGTCGTCTCCGAGAACACCGTGGACCACCCGAGACTGTTCAACGCAGAGGTCAAGATGTGGGTCTTCCAGGAGCAGATCGACGGGAAGAACCTCACGGATATCATAAATACCGAGCACGAGAACGTGAAATACCTGCCAGACATCAAACTACCGGAAAACTTGGTCGCCAACCCAGACCTGCTGGACACCGTCAGGGACGCAGAcctcatcatcttcaacatccCGCACCAGTTCCTGCCCAAGATCGTCGACCAGTTGAAGGGCCACGTCAAGAAGACCGCAAGAGCGATCTCGTGCCTCAAGGGGTTCGAGGTGGGGAAGAAGGGCGTGCAGCTGCTGTCCTCGTTCATCACCGAGGAACTCGGCATAGAGTGCGGTGCTCTGTCCGGTGCCAACTTGGCCCCCGAGGTCGCCAAGGAGCACTGGTCTGAGACCACCGTCGCGTACCATATCCCTGACGACTTCAGGGGCGAGGGCCACGACGTCGACCACAAGATCCTGAAAGTGCTGTTCCACAGACCGTACTTCCACGTCAGCGTCATCGAGGACGTCGCAGGGATCTCCATTGCAGGCGCGCTGAAGAACGTCGTCGCGCTGGGCTGTGGGTTCGTCGAGGGGCTCGGGTGGGGGAACAACGCCTCCGCTGCAATCCAGCGTGTTGGGCTCGGCGAGATCATCAAGTTCGGACAGATGTTCTTCCCAGAGTCCCGTGTCGAGACCTACTACCAAGAGTCAGCCGGTGTCGCGGACTTGATCACTACTTGTTCCGGTGGGAGGAACGTCAAAGTCGCCAAACACATGGCCAAGACCGGTCTGAGCGCATTCGACGCGGAGAAGGAACTGCTGAACGGACAGTCCGCCCAGGGGATCATCACCTGCAAGGAGGTCCACGAGTGGCTGGAGACCTGCGAACTGCTGGACGAGTTCCCCCTGTTCGAGTCCGTCTACCAGATCGTCTACAACAACGTCCCCATGGACTCCATCCCAGACTTGATCGACGACCTGGAGGAATTCCGCGTCGTCAAACAATGA